The following proteins are co-located in the Triticum aestivum cultivar Chinese Spring chromosome 1A, IWGSC CS RefSeq v2.1, whole genome shotgun sequence genome:
- the LOC123119871 gene encoding uncharacterized protein: MLEETKYNSRWCQTLMAGPNIYQVTSGENTYSVNLLDRTCGCRKWDMTSMPCHHAVSAIVKAKLQPEDFVADFFKKEMYKKAFVHIIFPVPGPNLWPRTRTQDIEPPVFKDKVGKQQTKRRKNQFEKPAPRDTSRMASITCSNCKLVGHRYNVCSKPLKPALALRINQHQPNRSQASTSTTNASTTAAPPRKRPSSSTAAPARKRPSPSTTAPTPAATTPVAPPRRSPRKKATPAATTPAAPPRRSPRKKATTAGTTSTSAAGNRSTFQALRQSGRKRTSSYKLKEYFYASGN, from the exons ATGTTAGAGGAGACAAAGTACAACTCAAGGTGGTGCCAAACTTTGATGGCTGGTCCTAACATTTACCAAGTGACTAGTGGAGAAAACACCTACTCAGTGAACTTGTTGGACAGAACATGTGGATGTAGGAAATGGGATATGACTTCTATGCCTTGCCATCATGCAGTTTCTGCAATAGTGAAAGCCAAGTTGCAGCCAGAGGACTTTGTGGCTGATTTCTTCAAAAAAGAAATGTATAAAAAAGCATTTGTACATATCATATTTCCTGTGCCTGGTCCTAACCTGTGGCCAAGGACAAGAACTCAGGACATAGAGCCTCCAGTATTTAAAGACAAGGTTGGGAAGCAACAGACAAAGAGGAGGAAAAACCAATTTGAGAAGCCAGCACCAAGAGATACATCTAGGATGGCATCTATTACTTGCAGCAACTGCAAACTTGTAGGGCATAGATACAATGTTTGCTCCAAGCCACTCAAGCCAGCTCTTGCTTTGAGAATAAACCAACATCAG CCAAACAGGTCACAGGCTTCTACTTCAACAACAAATGCATCTACAACTGCTGCACCACCAAGGAAGAGGCCATCTTCATCTACTGCTGCACCAGCAAGGAAGAGGCCATCTCCATCAACTACTGCTCCTACACCTGCTGCCACTACACCAGTTGCTCCTCCAAGGAGGTCTCCCAGGAAGAAAGCTACACCTGCTGCCACTACACCTGCTGCTCCTCCAAGGAGGTCTCCCAGGAAGAAAGCTACCACTGCTGGTACAACCTCTACCTCTGCTGCAGGAAACAGGTCAACCTTTCAAGCTCTAAGACAGAGTGGAAGAAAAAGGACTTCTTCATACAAGTTGAAAGAGTACTTCTATGCTTCTGGGAACTAG